From Lolium perenne isolate Kyuss_39 chromosome 5, Kyuss_2.0, whole genome shotgun sequence, a single genomic window includes:
- the LOC127304399 gene encoding carboxyl-terminal-processing peptidase 2, chloroplastic: protein MQRWLYINGPTDRKAQPYPRPTYFTNISGPQKRTSSSPEKNLVSSATHSRSVLLELTSTLSRALLLPPHGRRRSMLLPMRRPPAAPSRPSFPPHVSSLVLRRQLHGRAGGEFELRFRQIDRVRLCTVARASPVEADASAAGFGRRAIVGVVLAMSLSAPAYYRAPPPSSALTEENLIFLEAWRAVDRAYYDKSFNGQSWFRYRERALREEPMNSREETYAAIKKMLSTLDDPFTRFLEPEKFKSLRSGTQGALTGVGLSIGYPLALNGSPAGLSVMSAAPGGPAEKAGIISGDVILAIDDRSAQDMDIYDAADRLQGPEGSSINLTIRSGADTRHVVLKRERYTLNPVRSRMCEIPGSEDSSKIGYIKLTTFNQNAAGSVKEAIKKLRDNNVKAFVLDLRNNSGGLFPEGIEIAKIWMDKGVIVYICDSRGVRDIYEADGATTIAASEPLVVLVNKGTASASEILAGALKDNKRAVVYGEPTYGKGKIQSVFALSDGSGLAVTVARYETPAHTDIDKVGVIPDRPLPASFPTDEDGFCSCLKDPASPCNLNAARLFARS from the exons ATGCAAAGATGGCTTTACATAAATGGGCCTACAGACAGAAAGGCTCAACCTTATCCAAGGCCCACTTATTTTACAAACATTTCTGGGCCACAGAAAAGAACCAGCTCCTCCCCTGAAAAAAACCTTGTCTCCTCCGCCACACACTCTCGCTCTGTTCTCCTCGAGCTCACCTCCACCCTCTCCCGCGCGCTGCTCCTCCCGCCACACGGCCGCCGCCGCTCCATGCTGCTCCCAATGCGCCGCCCCCCGGCGGCCCCTTCCCGCCCGTCCTTCCCTCCGCACGTTTCCTCCCTCGTGCTCCGGCGACAGCTGCACGGTCGGGCGGGGGGCGAATTCGAGCTCCGGTTCAGACAGATCGACCGGGTCCGGCTATGCACGGTGGCGCGAGCGAGCCCGGTGGAGGCGGACGCCTCCGCCGCAGGGTTCGGCCGCCGCGCGATCGTCGGGGTGGTGCTCGCCATGTCCCTCTCCGCGCCCGCCTACTACAGAGCCCCGCCTCCAT CGTCTGCGCTCACGGAGGAGAACTTGATTTTCCTCGAGGCGTGGCGGGCGGTCGACCGTGCCTACTACGACAAGTCCTTCAACGGGCAGAGCTGGTTCAGGTACCGAGAGCGCGCTCTCCGCGAAGAGCCGATGAATTCCCGGGAGGAGACAT ATGCAGCAATAAAGAAAATGCTCTCAACCTTGGATGACCCGTTCACTCGTTTcttggaacccgagaagttcaagAGTTTGCGG TCTGGCACGCAAGGTGCCCTCACGGGTGTAGGTTTATCCATTGGCTACCCACTGGCGCTCAATGGATCACCTGCAGGACTGTCTGTGATGTCAGCAGCCCCAGGGGGTCCTGCCGAAAAGGCTGGCATCATCTCTGGAGACGTTATTTTGGCGATTGACGACAGAAGCGCGCAAGACATGGACATATATGACGCAGCAGATCGCTTACA GGGTCCTGAAGGAAGCTCGATAAATTTGACCATTCGCAGTGGAGCTGATACTAGACATGTTGTTTTGAA GAGAGAAAGATATACTTTAAACCCAGTAAGGTCAAGGATGTGTGAGATTCCAGGTTCAGAGGACAGTTCAAAGATCGGTTACATCAAACTAACAACGTTTAACCAAAATGCTGCAG GATCTGTTAAGGAAGCTATTAAGAAATTAAGGGACAACAATGTAAAGGCCTTTGTGTTGGATCTGCGGAATAACAG CGGTGGTCTTTTTCCTGAAGGGATTGAAATTGCGAAGATTTG GATGGACAAGGGTGTCATTGTATATATATGTGATAGCCGTGGTGTCCGTGACATTTATGAAGCAGATGGAGCTACCACGATTGCTGCATCAGAACCTCTAGTTGTCCTG GTAAACAAAGGAACCGCAAGCGCAAGCGAAATCCTTGCTGGAGCACTAAAAGACAACAAGAGAGCAGTTGTCTATGGGGAACCAACATATGGAAAAGG AAAGATCCAGTCAGTGTTTGCGCTTTCTGATGGCTCAGGGTTAGCCGTGACAGTGGCACGCTATGAAACACCTGCTCATACGGACATCGATAAG GTTGGTGTGATTCCTGATCGCCCATTGCCTGCGTCGTTCCCAACCGACGAAGATGGCTTTTGCAGCTGCCTCAAGGACCCTGCTTCTCCTTGCAACCTTAACGCTGCACGGCTGTTCGCGAGATCATGA